The genomic window CGGTAAGTTATAAGGTTACGCTAATCTATATTGCTTCTATTCCGGTAATTGCTTTTGTAAGCTGGTTCTTGAGCCGTAAAATCAAAACCATACAGAAATCTATTGTGGCAGAAACCACAGCTTTGGCGGGCTCAACCACAGAGTCTTTGAGAAATATAGAATTGGTAAAAAGCTTGGGCCTGGCCAATCAAGAGATAGAAAGGCTCAACAAAACCACCTATAAAATTTTAGGCTTAGAACTTAGGAAAGTAAAATATGTACGCAGCATGAGCTTTGTGCAAGGCACTACCGTAAACTTGGTAAGGAGCACCATGGTGGTGGTTTTACTAATGCTGATTTTTGAAAATACCATTTCGCCAGGACAGCATTTTCTTTCTTGTTTTATTCGTTTTTCTTATTTGGCCCACTGCAAGAACTGGGTAATGTAATTTTAACTTGGAGAGAAGCCGAGGTTTCGTTAGGCAGGTTTAAATCTATTTTAAGTACACCTATCGACAAAAAGCCAGCTCATCCTAAACCGTTAGCTAAAGTAGAACAGCTTACATTTAGCGATATTAGTTTTAAACACCTTACCGGCAAAAGCAATGCTTTAAATCATATCAACTTTAGTGTAAGTAAAGGCGAAACTATTGCTTTTGTAGGGCCGTCTGGTTCTGGTAAAACCACTTTGGTTAAGTTGTTGGTGGGACTTTACCAACCTGTAGAAGGTAATGTGCTTTATAACAACATTTCGAGCAAGGATATTAATTTAGATCAGCTTCGTGAAAAAATTGGATTTGTAACGCAAGATACGCAACTGTTTTCGGGAACCATTAGAGAAAATCTGCAGTTTGTTAAACCAAATGCTAGCGACGAAGAATGTTTGAAAGTGCTTCGTCAGGCGGCGTGCCATACCTTGTTGGCAAGAGCAGATAAAGGATTGGATAGTGTAATAGGAGAAGGTGGTGTTAAAGTTTCTGGCGGCGAAAAACAGCGTTTATCTATTGCTAGGGCATTGTTGCGTAATCCAGATATTTTGGTGTTTGATGAAGCTACCTCATCGCTAGATTCGATTACCGAGGAGGAAATTACGGCTACAATTAAAGACGTATCAAAATTGAGTGAACAAATTACCATTTTAATTGCCCATCGTTTGTCAACCATACGCCACGCAGATAAAATCTATGTGTTAGAGAAAGGCAAGATTATAGAAGAAGGCAAACACGAAGATTTGGTAGAAGAAAAAGGCCTGTACTACGCCATGTGGAGGCAACAAGTAGGAGAGAGGTAGATTTTTCTACTAAGACTTACGAAGTTTTTTAAACTTCGTAAGTCTAACTAATTATATCGCTGTTCGACATTTGTAATGTCGAACTTCTTATCTGCAGATTTGTAATCTGCTTTTTCTGCTAAATTGAAAGTCTTACAACTCCCCAACAAAACCTTGCATTGCCAATCCGGGGTCTTCGGTTTTCATAAAGTTTTCGCCAATTAAAAAACCTTGGAAAGCTAGCTTTTTAGCTCTTTTAACAATATGCTTTGTATATTTTTTCTAACTATCTCTCAAAAAAAATACCCTATAAAAAATGTAGGGTAAAAAGTTTTGAAGATGAAAATGTTGTTTTTAAATTCGACAAACAAAAGCATTTTATTATGAAAACAATTCAAAAACAATTCAAAAACAATTTCTAAACTAGTCTTAGTATTTTTTTTGGTCCTGTCAGCATCTATTGTAATCTATTCTTGTAAAAAATCTAGGGAGGAAGAAAAAATAGAGAAAGAAAGTCTAAACCCTAATTTAAAGGCTAAAATTGCCGAGAAGTATCAATTGAAAAATTTCGATGTACAAATTAATGAAAACGAAAGGTTGTCTTTAATTGAAGCGTTAGAGAAGCAAAGCGTTTATTACAAGGAATTTCAAAGTGAGCTTTTGTTAAACAATATTAGAAAGACAACTTTTAATGCAGAAAATGCAACTGTCTTTACTATTCCATTTAAGGGAAAAGATAAAGCATTAGTTTTAAAGTTCTCGATAATAGGTAGTAATTACGTTGAAGACAACGAATTTGTTGTTGAAAGAAAACTAGAATCGAAAGAAGTAGGGTTTTTTAAAATTCAAACTAGAGAAAACGAGGTTTTTCAAGCACATTTTGATAATGGTATAAAGAAAGTTGAAGAAGTTGTTAAAACTAGTGACAATAGACAAGTTCAATTTGATGATTGTTATGGTAATCACGGAGGAACTGGGTTTTGTCAGAGAGAGCCTGGTGAAAGTATTTCTGCGTGTTACAAAGCTGAGGTAGATGAGTTCTGTAGTGATTTGTTGAGCTGTGCAGGATTAATACATTGGGGAGTCCATGCTGTTATATTGGCATCTTGTAGTTGTGCAGCAAAAATGTGTTAATTCATTTACATCTAAAAGCATGAAGAAAAAATATTTTATTTTGATTTTAGCTACAATTCTAGGAATTGTTGGTGCTACGTTTAAAATTTTGCATTTTAATGAAGGGTTCGGAACAATCTTACTAGGTGTAAGTTTGGGTCCATATGTTTTATCTATTTTTAGCTTAGTTTTCTCCCCGGCAAATATTAATCAAATACGGAATATAGATAGAAAATAAGTTTGATTTTTAACACGTTAAAAGACATCTAAAAAGACTTACGAAGTTTAAAAAACTTCGTAAGTCTAACTAATTACAGCTGTGCCACAAACTCCTTCATGGCCAAGCCTGGGTTGTCAGTTTTCATAAAGTTTTCGCCAATTAAAAAACCTTGGAAACCTACTTGCTTAAGGTCTTTAATTGTTTGTGGGTTGCTAATGGCACTTTCCGAAATCTTTAAAAATTCATTCGGGATTTTGTCTACTAAATCAAAAGAAGTTTGGATGTTTACCGTAAAATCTCCCAAGTTGCGGTTGTTTACGCCAATAGCATCTAAGTGCGGGCAAATGCTTCTCTCCAACTCTGCTAAATCATGTACTTCCAATAGCACATTTAAACCTAAGCTTTGCGCTAGTTTTCCATAGTCAGCAATTTGTTGCGGTGTTAAAATAGCGGCGATTAGTAAAATAATATCCGCTCCCCAAGCTTTTGCTTCCAAGATTTGATATTCGTCAATCATAAAGTCTTTCCTCAAAATTGGAATGTCATTTACGCTGCGGGCTTGTAGCAAATCTTCTTTTTTACCGCCAAAGAAATCGGTATCGGTAAGTACCGAAAGCGCCGAAGCTCCAGCTGCATTGTAGGCTTGCGTAATTGCTTTTACATCGGCATTGCCATTTATTACACCTTTAGAGGGCGATTGCTTTTTAAACTCTGCAATAATTCCAGTTCTATTCTCAGCTAAAAGAAAATCCTTAAAACGATAGGGTGTTCTGCCAAAAGTTGGATTGTTTTCTAGTTGCTTTACACTTACTTGCTGTTTTGCTAGCGCAACTTCTTCTTTCTTACGTAGAACGATTTTGTCTAAAATATTTTGGCTCATGTTTTTTTCGATCGTCATTGCTTTGTACCTCGCAATGACGGTATGATTACGGTTTATGCTTTTCGTATTTTTAACTTTTTAATTTTGACTTCTAACTTCCTTCAAGCCAGTTTTTCATCATCTGTTTTCCCTCGGGTGTTAATACACTTTCTGGGTGGAACTGTACACCACAAACATCTAATTCTTTGTGCCTTACCGACATGATTTGTCCGTCTGCATCTACCGAAGTAACCGTTAAGCTTTCTGGCAAATTCGCCGGATCTACCACCCAACTGTGGTACCTGCCAACTTCAAATGGTGCTGCTACATTTCTGAAAAGTAATTCATCATCTACAGTTTTAGTTACCGGCGTGGCAATACCATGCATTGGTCGACCTAAATTCAGCAAACTACCGCCAAAAGCTTCGGCAATGGCTTGTTGCCCCAAACAAACACCCATGATACTTTTGGTTGGTGCGTAGGTCTTAATTACATCCAATAATAGCCCAGCTTCTTCAGGTATGCCCGGCCCCGGAGAAAGCAAAATCTTATCGTATTTGGCCACATCTGCCAGTTCAAATTTATCGTTTCTCCAAACTTCCGTTTCGTAGCTTAATTCGTTAATTAAATGCACCAAATTATAGGTAAAACTATCGTAGTTGTCTATGACTAACACTACATTTTTATTATCGCTCATTTATAAAATCGTAATTCGTAAATCAAAAATCTAAATTTCAGTCGCCATTTCTATCGCTTTGCGCAAAGCCTCAATTTTGTTATTTACTTCGTTCAATTCTGTTTCGGCAACCGAATCTGCAACTATACCAGCGCCAGCTCTGTAGTGCAAATGGTTGTTTTTGCTCATAAAAGTCCTAATCATGATGGCGTGGTTAAAATCATCATTAAAGCCCATATAGCCAATGGCGCCGGCGTAAAAATTGCGGCCTAGGTTCTCGTTTTCGTCAATCAGTTGCATTGCTCTATACTTCGGTGCACCGCTTAAAGTTCCTGCGGGATAAGTATCTGCAACCACTTTGAATGAGCTACCTTGGTCTTGCAGTTGTCCGCTCACTTTAGAAACCAAGTGTATTAAATGCGAATAATATTGCACTTCTTTAAATGATTTCACCTCTACTTGCCTACAATGGCGGCTTAAATCATTTCTGGCTAAATCCACCAACATTACGTGTTCGGCACTTTCTTTAGGGTCATTTTCCAATGCTTTGGCAATTTTAGCATCTTCTTCATCGTTTCCGCTGCGCTTAAAAGTACCAGCTATAGGAAAGATGTTTGCAGTTTCGTTTTTAATGGTAATTTGTGCTTCGGGCGATGAACCAAAAAGTTTGAAACTACCGTAATCAAAATAGAACAAGTAAGGCGAAGGATTGATGGAACGCAAGCAACGGTAAACGTTAAACTCATCGCCCAAAAAGCCTTGCTTAAAGGCTCTTGATGGCACAATCTGGAAAACATCGCCACGGTAAATGTGCTTTTTCAGCTTTTCTACCACATCTATAAAACCTTGATCCGTCAAATTTGAGCTTTCTTCGCCATTGGTACTAAAACCATATTCTGGGAAGTTTTTGTTCTGGATGATATATTCCATTTTGCTCAAATCATCGCTTTCATCTTCGTTAAAAGTATTTTTAAACAAAGTGATTTCATTTTTGAAGTGATCGATAGCGATGATGTACCTGTAAATATGGTATTGCATTTCTGGAATTTGATCTTCTTCTGGCGTAGCCGCCGAAAATTTAATGTCTTCAAAATACTGAACCGTGTTCCAAGTGAAGTATCCAAACAATCCGCTAGAAATATGCTTTGAATCTGGAGGAGAAACTTGTTTGAGCTTTTCCTTAAATCCAGTAATTTCTTCAGCTAGGTTAAATTCCGTTTTTGTTTCTGTTTTCCCATCTGGATAATTAATGGTTAGTTCGCCATTTTTTAAAATAATTCCGGCAACTGGCTCGGCACAAACATAACTGGTTGCATTTTCTCTGCTGTGGTAATCGGAACTTTCTAATAATATAGTGTTGGTAAAAACATCGCGTAAACGCAGGTAAATGCTAACAGGTGTAGTAGTGTCTGCCAGTCTTTTTTTGCTGTAGGTATTGATATTGTATATAGTCATTTTCTTAACGTTGTCGTCATTGCGAGGAGGGACGACGAAGCAATCTTTTAAATATTCGTTTAGATTACTTCGTTCCTCGCAATCACGAAGCGACCTAAAACAAAAAACCCGACGTGTGGTTCCGTCGGGTTTAAAATGTGGTTTAAGTTTAGGTTTAAATTGATAAACTATATCTTGCACAAGTCATTGACGAAACTTTCTTTCGAATTACTACGCCAGTGCCAAGTGTTTGTTTTGTTAATCATTGTAAAGCAAATTTATACAAAATGTTAAATAATCAAAATATTTTGTAAAATTTTATTGATTTAGCCACAGATACACAGATAATTTTATGAAATCAATAAACGAATATTTGTGCATCTGTGGCAAATATGATTAAGAAACCCCAAAAAAGGTTCTAGATGGGTCGTTCTTTACCATCATGGCAATAGAGCCAATAATTAAAATTAAAGCAATACCGAAGAAAATAGCAATAGCTTTATGTTTTGCAGCGGCATCAGCCACTTTTTTAGACCTAGCATTACCAATAGTGATCAAAACAACCGCAGCGATCATAATTGCGATATGCTCCATTTTCCAGTAACGATATAAAGCTTCGCTAGTTGGCCCTTTGGTTAGCGGACTTAAAACATACAATCCTATACCTAGCAAGAATTGGATATGCGCACTAATTAAAGTAAATACGTTTAGCTTTCTGTTGCCTTCGGTATAAGCTTTTTTACCAAACCAACCACTTAAAGCTTGGATTAAGGCAATTATTAATAAAATTAACACCAAATAGCGCCATCCTGAGTGCGCACTTTTTAAGATATCGTATAAATTCATGTTTTTGTTTATTTAATTTTCAAATTTAGGAATTTAATTGAGCGATTGTACCCAGCTTGAATTTAGGGGGTAATTTATAATCGTTTTAATTTATTGCTTTGCGTTCTTTGCGTTTCTATCATTTTTCTTTGCGGCTATATTTTATGGTTCTTTGATTGTTGATGCCATCAACCAAGAAGTAAATAATCAATTATTGAAAGCTGAGAAAAAATAATATGCTGGTATAGCTAACAATATAATTATGATCATTGGAGCATATTCATCGTTAATCCACCTTTTTCTAGAGAAGAACTTATCACTATAGAAAATTATAATCCAGCCG from Pedobacter sp. SL55 includes these protein-coding regions:
- a CDS encoding anthranilate synthase component I family protein, producing MTIYNINTYSKKRLADTTTPVSIYLRLRDVFTNTILLESSDYHSRENATSYVCAEPVAGIILKNGELTINYPDGKTETKTEFNLAEEITGFKEKLKQVSPPDSKHISSGLFGYFTWNTVQYFEDIKFSAATPEEDQIPEMQYHIYRYIIAIDHFKNEITLFKNTFNEDESDDLSKMEYIIQNKNFPEYGFSTNGEESSNLTDQGFIDVVEKLKKHIYRGDVFQIVPSRAFKQGFLGDEFNVYRCLRSINPSPYLFYFDYGSFKLFGSSPEAQITIKNETANIFPIAGTFKRSGNDEEDAKIAKALENDPKESAEHVMLVDLARNDLSRHCRQVEVKSFKEVQYYSHLIHLVSKVSGQLQDQGSSFKVVADTYPAGTLSGAPKYRAMQLIDENENLGRNFYAGAIGYMGFNDDFNHAIMIRTFMSKNNHLHYRAGAGIVADSVAETELNEVNNKIEALRKAIEMATEI
- a CDS encoding cytochrome B — its product is MNLYDILKSAHSGWRYLVLILLIIALIQALSGWFGKKAYTEGNRKLNVFTLISAHIQFLLGIGLYVLSPLTKGPTSEALYRYWKMEHIAIMIAAVVLITIGNARSKKVADAAAKHKAIAIFFGIALILIIGSIAMMVKNDPSRTFFGVS
- a CDS encoding ABC transporter ATP-binding protein, translating into MFYSFFLFGPLQELGNVILTWREAEVSLGRFKSILSTPIDKKPAHPKPLAKVEQLTFSDISFKHLTGKSNALNHINFSVSKGETIAFVGPSGSGKTTLVKLLVGLYQPVEGNVLYNNISSKDINLDQLREKIGFVTQDTQLFSGTIRENLQFVKPNASDEECLKVLRQAACHTLLARADKGLDSVIGEGGVKVSGGEKQRLSIARALLRNPDILVFDEATSSLDSITEEEITATIKDVSKLSEQITILIAHRLSTIRHADKIYVLEKGKIIEEGKHEDLVEEKGLYYAMWRQQVGER
- the trpC gene encoding indole-3-glycerol phosphate synthase TrpC, encoding MTIEKNMSQNILDKIVLRKKEEVALAKQQVSVKQLENNPTFGRTPYRFKDFLLAENRTGIIAEFKKQSPSKGVINGNADVKAITQAYNAAGASALSVLTDTDFFGGKKEDLLQARSVNDIPILRKDFMIDEYQILEAKAWGADIILLIAAILTPQQIADYGKLAQSLGLNVLLEVHDLAELERSICPHLDAIGVNNRNLGDFTVNIQTSFDLVDKIPNEFLKISESAISNPQTIKDLKQVGFQGFLIGENFMKTDNPGLAMKEFVAQL
- a CDS encoding anthranilate synthase component II gives rise to the protein MSDNKNVVLVIDNYDSFTYNLVHLINELSYETEVWRNDKFELADVAKYDKILLSPGPGIPEEAGLLLDVIKTYAPTKSIMGVCLGQQAIAEAFGGSLLNLGRPMHGIATPVTKTVDDELLFRNVAAPFEVGRYHSWVVDPANLPESLTVTSVDADGQIMSVRHKELDVCGVQFHPESVLTPEGKQMMKNWLEGS